In Spirosoma aureum, a single genomic region encodes these proteins:
- a CDS encoding carbon-nitrogen hydrolase family protein — protein sequence MILTDNAMKISVAQTRQIKGNISGNIKRHKQLIDLATSCKATVIFFPELSLTSYEPELAKELAINQDDRRLDDFQQISDTTKITIGLGAPTKTKTGIQISMIIFQPGKPRQTYSKQQLHSDELPYFENGNQQIMLTVENVRIAPAICYESLQPDHADQASKLGADIYVASVAKSQNGVNKAMIHYPEVARNYSMPVLMSNCVGFCDNFMSVGLSSAWTKQGQLAGQLDDKNEGLLIFDTVTEEVTRQIL from the coding sequence ATGATCTTGACAGACAATGCAATGAAAATTAGTGTCGCGCAGACTAGACAAATCAAAGGAAATATTTCCGGTAATATCAAGAGACACAAACAGTTAATTGACCTTGCTACTTCGTGTAAGGCAACGGTAATTTTCTTCCCGGAGCTTTCTTTGACCAGTTATGAACCTGAATTAGCCAAAGAGTTAGCGATAAATCAAGATGATAGAAGGCTTGATGACTTTCAGCAAATTAGCGATACAACTAAAATTACCATTGGACTTGGTGCTCCGACAAAAACGAAAACGGGCATTCAAATAAGCATGATCATTTTTCAGCCTGGAAAACCCAGGCAGACTTACTCAAAACAGCAGCTTCATTCCGACGAACTTCCCTATTTCGAAAATGGCAATCAACAAATTATGTTGACCGTCGAAAATGTCAGGATTGCACCTGCTATTTGCTATGAAAGTTTGCAGCCCGATCACGCTGACCAGGCCAGTAAACTTGGTGCAGACATTTACGTAGCGAGCGTTGCCAAATCACAAAATGGCGTGAATAAGGCCATGATCCATTATCCTGAAGTTGCCAGGAACTATTCAATGCCCGTATTAATGTCAAATTGTGTCGGGTTTTGCGATAATTTTATGAGTGTCGGCTTGAGTTCTGCTTGGACAAAACAAGGGCAATTAGCTGGGCAACTTGACGACAAAAATGAAGGTCTGCTAATTTTTGACACAGTAACGGAAGAAGTAACCAGACAGATACTATAA
- a CDS encoding acyl-CoA dehydrogenase family protein: METIFTTDRVRPLLTQVRDFVHNELIPLEDGFSHHALGELIPILDQKRDKVKAAGLWGLHLSKEEAGHGLTLCEFGQISEQLAHAPFFGHYVFGCQAPDIGNTELLHKFASPELKERYLKPLMDGKIRSCFSMTEPEFAGSNPTRLATMADRDGNDYVINGRKWFTSSADGATFAIAMVVTNPDAVPHQRASMIIVPTDTPGFKIERNIPVFGEAGQGWFSHAEVSYTDCRVPITNLIGGEGMGFRLAQERLGPGRIHHCMRWIGNAEKAMDLMCKRAASREIEEGMMLGEKQFIQDFIAESRAEIDASRLYVLNTAHMIDTVGVAAVRDAVSAIKFYVANAFLRVLDRAIQVHGALGVTDDTVLAAMYRHERGARIWDGADEVHKQSLAISILKKYGLDVKQKARELQEFRRMMTAEQL; encoded by the coding sequence ATGGAAACGATATTCACTACTGACCGTGTCCGGCCGTTGCTGACACAGGTCCGTGACTTTGTTCATAACGAACTGATTCCTCTTGAAGACGGTTTTTCGCATCACGCCCTTGGCGAATTGATCCCGATACTCGACCAGAAGCGGGATAAAGTCAAAGCCGCCGGACTCTGGGGGTTGCATCTCTCCAAAGAGGAGGCAGGGCATGGTCTGACGCTCTGCGAATTTGGGCAGATTAGCGAACAACTGGCTCATGCCCCATTCTTCGGGCATTATGTGTTCGGTTGCCAGGCTCCGGATATTGGCAATACCGAACTGCTTCACAAATTCGCATCGCCCGAACTAAAAGAGCGGTATTTAAAGCCGCTTATGGATGGCAAAATCCGAAGTTGTTTTTCCATGACCGAGCCTGAATTCGCGGGCTCAAATCCTACCCGACTGGCTACAATGGCCGATCGTGATGGCAACGACTATGTCATTAATGGGCGTAAATGGTTCACATCTTCGGCAGATGGAGCCACTTTTGCCATTGCCATGGTGGTTACGAACCCCGATGCCGTTCCACACCAGCGTGCGAGCATGATCATCGTGCCGACCGATACGCCGGGTTTCAAAATAGAGCGAAACATTCCCGTTTTTGGTGAAGCAGGACAAGGCTGGTTCAGTCACGCCGAGGTATCGTATACCGATTGTCGCGTACCCATCACCAACCTGATTGGGGGTGAAGGAATGGGTTTCAGGCTGGCGCAGGAACGACTCGGTCCCGGCCGGATTCATCATTGTATGCGCTGGATCGGCAATGCCGAAAAAGCGATGGATTTGATGTGTAAACGTGCAGCTTCCCGTGAAATCGAAGAGGGGATGATGCTGGGCGAGAAACAATTTATTCAGGATTTTATTGCCGAAAGCCGCGCCGAAATTGATGCCAGTCGCTTGTACGTACTCAATACTGCCCACATGATCGACACGGTTGGCGTTGCTGCTGTTCGCGATGCCGTTTCGGCCATCAAGTTTTACGTGGCCAACGCATTTCTGCGTGTGCTCGATCGCGCTATACAGGTGCACGGCGCTCTGGGCGTCACGGATGATACGGTTTTGGCGGCTATGTACCGTCATGAACGGGGCGCCCGCATCTGGGATGGAGCTGATGAAGTCCACAAGCAGAGTCTGGCGATAAGTATTTTAAAGAAATACGGGCTGGATGTTAAGCAGAAAGCCCGCGAATTGCAGGAGTTCCGCCGGATGATGACTGCTGAACAATTGTAG
- a CDS encoding phosphotransferase family protein, with product MITPDAPRSVRSGEELDLSALNTYLREYAPAMGEVVEVRQFPGGFSNLTYSLKTASSEYVLRRPPFGANIKGGHDMGREFRVLSLLTGHYDRIPNPVVYGETDDVLGAPFYIMERVQGIILRASMAPMLNLAPERMRQLSESLVDNLVDIHALDIHRTGLIQLGKPEGYVQRQVEGWLKRYHTAQTDTIPAMDAVGAWLPRNYPVEQVPAFLHNDYKYDNVLLAPDDVTGEPTAHIRGVLDWEMATVGDPLMDLGATLAYWSEVTDSPAYKNFNLTWLPGNLTRQEVAERYARRSGRDLSNMLFYYVFGLYKNAVIAQQIYARWKQGYSKDERFGKILPMIVELANKAVGAIDSGTI from the coding sequence ATGATTACTCCCGATGCTCCGCGCTCTGTTCGTTCGGGCGAAGAACTTGATCTATCCGCTCTTAATACGTACCTACGCGAATACGCACCAGCTATGGGCGAGGTGGTGGAGGTTCGGCAATTTCCCGGTGGTTTTTCCAATCTGACCTATTCGCTTAAAACGGCCAGTAGTGAGTATGTGCTTCGTCGGCCACCGTTTGGCGCCAACATCAAAGGCGGTCATGATATGGGTCGCGAGTTTCGTGTATTGTCCTTATTGACAGGTCACTACGACCGGATTCCCAATCCGGTCGTTTATGGCGAAACCGACGACGTTTTGGGTGCCCCGTTCTACATCATGGAGCGCGTGCAGGGAATCATTCTTCGGGCGTCGATGGCGCCAATGCTGAATCTTGCTCCCGAACGCATGCGCCAGCTATCGGAATCATTAGTCGATAATCTGGTCGATATTCATGCGCTGGACATTCACCGTACCGGACTGATCCAGTTAGGGAAACCCGAAGGATACGTGCAACGTCAGGTTGAAGGCTGGCTCAAACGATACCATACTGCCCAGACCGACACGATCCCGGCAATGGATGCAGTAGGAGCGTGGTTGCCCAGGAACTATCCTGTCGAGCAAGTTCCGGCATTTTTACACAATGATTATAAGTATGATAACGTCCTGCTGGCTCCAGATGATGTTACGGGAGAACCAACAGCTCACATTCGGGGTGTATTAGACTGGGAAATGGCTACCGTTGGCGATCCGCTCATGGACTTAGGAGCAACACTGGCTTACTGGTCGGAAGTAACGGATAGCCCGGCTTATAAAAACTTCAATCTGACCTGGTTACCCGGTAATCTGACCCGGCAGGAAGTTGCTGAACGATATGCCCGGCGCAGTGGGCGTGACCTATCGAATATGCTGTTCTATTACGTGTTCGGTCTGTATAAAAATGCCGTGATCGCTCAGCAGATCTATGCTCGCTGGAAACAGGGTTACAGCAAAGATGAGCGATTCGGCAAAATCCTGCCGATGATTGTTGAACTGGCCAACAAAGCTGTTGGAGCCATTGACAGCGGTACAATTTGA
- a CDS encoding DUF4249 domain-containing protein yields the protein MRFPHILFCIGLLVVGLLAACVDPADIMINASVNVLVVDGTITNLPEPQIIRLNRSKADPVTGRFGTTPITKATVEVVVDSVQVIACHETVDGSYQLPSDFRGQINHSYQLRFMLSDGTRYVSTRQTMQAVPPINSVSAQFSLTSLPVELQLAGQFRAGHNLFIGFNDPANQHNYYRWEWVLWEKQSWCRSCQQGVYAVNNILPHTYKDRLFYVSGNDTYEDCFVPINYNEAAQPPFPSGLYVYDYPCRTQCWEILYSSSINVFDDQFSNGGQIRGRKVAQIPYYDSTACLVEIRQLALTPKAYSYFKLFQDQTQSTGGLADTPPSAPVGNILNAGDPGEHVVGYFTASGVSTVRYWLDRKDAKGLPFGETDPAGPSKQKDAELFYALRLRQPIPEPIYPYPNIRVLGGPQRPPTALCVPSDSRTPYKPEGWRE from the coding sequence ATGCGTTTCCCGCATATTCTTTTTTGCATTGGCTTGTTGGTTGTTGGTTTGCTGGCGGCCTGCGTAGATCCGGCAGACATTATGATCAATGCATCAGTTAATGTGCTGGTCGTCGATGGCACCATTACGAATCTACCAGAACCTCAGATCATTCGGCTCAATCGATCGAAAGCCGACCCTGTTACCGGGCGCTTTGGTACGACTCCCATCACCAAAGCTACCGTTGAAGTAGTTGTGGATTCGGTACAGGTAATCGCTTGTCACGAAACCGTAGATGGCAGCTATCAGTTGCCAAGCGACTTTCGGGGACAGATCAATCATAGTTACCAACTTCGGTTTATGCTCAGTGACGGCACTCGCTACGTATCTACCCGGCAAACTATGCAGGCCGTTCCGCCAATCAACAGCGTATCGGCGCAATTCAGTCTGACGAGTTTACCTGTCGAGTTGCAGCTGGCAGGCCAATTCCGGGCGGGGCACAATCTTTTTATCGGCTTTAATGACCCGGCGAACCAGCATAACTACTACCGTTGGGAATGGGTTTTGTGGGAAAAGCAAAGCTGGTGCCGGAGCTGTCAACAGGGGGTTTATGCGGTTAATAACATCCTTCCCCATACCTACAAAGACCGCCTGTTTTATGTGTCAGGGAATGACACGTACGAAGATTGTTTCGTGCCGATCAATTACAACGAAGCAGCCCAGCCTCCCTTTCCGAGTGGCCTCTATGTCTATGATTATCCCTGTCGGACCCAGTGTTGGGAAATTCTCTATAGTAGCTCCATCAATGTGTTCGATGATCAGTTTAGCAATGGAGGTCAGATTCGGGGGCGTAAAGTGGCTCAAATCCCTTATTATGATAGCACCGCGTGTCTGGTCGAAATTCGCCAGTTAGCCCTGACGCCGAAAGCATATTCGTATTTTAAACTCTTTCAGGATCAAACTCAATCAACGGGCGGGCTAGCCGACACACCGCCTTCTGCGCCGGTCGGAAATATCCTGAACGCAGGTGATCCGGGCGAGCACGTTGTGGGTTATTTTACCGCTTCGGGTGTCTCGACTGTTCGCTATTGGCTGGATCGTAAAGACGCGAAAGGATTACCATTTGGCGAAACCGATCCAGCGGGCCCCTCAAAGCAGAAAGATGCTGAACTGTTTTACGCCCTTAGGTTGCGACAACCGATTCCAGAACCCATTTATCCTTACCCCAACATTCGGGTTTTAGGCGGTCCACAGCGGCCGCCAACTGCCCTTTGCGTGCCCAGCGATAGTCGAACCCCCTATAAGCCCGAAGGTTGGCGGGAATAG
- a CDS encoding TonB-dependent receptor has product MSRLLPVVILLILSVSAVNAQVTYTLSGIVRDSASMQPVVRAAVVLDYEKNTTGTYTDDRGYFSIKARSGQHIVVVRSVGYVPFRTTLYLRENKTLDVRLPSVSSQLEEVVVTSKGYDRNVRQPLLGVSQISIPALKKMPAALGEVDILRSLQMLPGVTSVGEAANGVNIRGGTTDQNLILLDDTPIFNPTHMFGLFSVFPPDAVGGLDLYKGNVPARYGGRAASVLDISLRNPDLNQFKLSGGVSLVSNRLTVETPIIKGKLALMVSGRGAFNDFLLRLVSPRLENIRAKFGDGTAKLFWRVNDRNTITAMGYYSQDLFQTNLLGSLANVNSTATQYAQQTTNGMVRWFHEFNPRLNLQTTALVSQYIPEILSIEDSTNNKVVLKQSLLQRQIKSNLNYQLANQKLEVGISGIQYRLNPGELIPNSSPAVNYQKTPNENALELAIHAEDEISVSDRLAVSVGLRYSHFLNLGPSVVRRYAGGESVDATTVVDSVRYGAGQVTSQYGGLEPRLGLRYSLTPNASIKVGYNLMRQYLQVITNTTTPLPTVRWKTSDAHIQPQVSQLWSAGYFQNFKNNIFELSTEVYWRSTQHVLDYKPGADFLLQPYPETQLLPGHSKAYGLELMIARKKGELTGWINYTFSRTLNQVNQGVDFQQQINNGDWYRANYDRPHSLNMSLTINQGKHHSFSFNFAYSTGRPYTAPEGFIRYQGRTYPYYDERNQYRLPDYHRLDFAWNIYNPSMKNRRWQSHWTFTVYNLYGRKNVYSIFYRTEGQGTNPYRLSIFGAPIPSLTYNFEFK; this is encoded by the coding sequence ATGAGCCGACTACTACCTGTTGTCATCCTGCTGATTTTATCTGTATCTGCTGTAAACGCTCAGGTTACCTATACGCTTTCCGGTATTGTTCGCGATTCGGCCAGCATGCAACCCGTGGTGCGGGCTGCGGTTGTGCTCGATTATGAGAAAAATACGACCGGTACCTACACTGACGATCGGGGTTATTTTTCGATAAAAGCCCGATCCGGGCAGCACATCGTCGTGGTTAGGAGCGTCGGGTACGTGCCTTTCCGTACAACTCTTTATCTGCGTGAAAATAAGACACTTGATGTCCGTTTGCCATCGGTATCCAGCCAGTTGGAAGAGGTCGTTGTTACGAGCAAAGGCTACGACCGAAATGTACGACAACCGCTTCTGGGCGTTAGCCAGATTTCTATTCCTGCCCTTAAAAAGATGCCCGCAGCGCTAGGTGAAGTCGATATTTTACGTAGTCTGCAAATGCTCCCCGGTGTAACCAGCGTAGGCGAAGCGGCCAATGGGGTCAACATTCGGGGTGGCACGACTGATCAGAATCTGATCCTCCTCGACGATACGCCCATTTTCAATCCGACCCATATGTTCGGGCTGTTTTCGGTTTTTCCGCCCGATGCTGTCGGTGGGCTTGATCTGTACAAAGGTAATGTACCCGCCCGCTACGGCGGACGGGCAGCCTCGGTGCTCGACATTAGTCTGCGTAATCCTGACCTGAACCAGTTTAAGCTTAGCGGTGGTGTTAGTCTGGTCTCCAATCGGCTGACGGTTGAGACGCCCATAATCAAAGGCAAACTGGCCCTGATGGTGTCAGGCCGCGGAGCATTTAACGACTTTCTGCTGCGGCTCGTCTCGCCCCGACTGGAAAATATTCGGGCTAAGTTCGGTGATGGTACGGCCAAACTATTTTGGCGGGTAAATGACCGCAATACCATTACGGCTATGGGGTACTATAGTCAGGATTTGTTCCAGACCAATTTGCTGGGCAGTCTGGCCAATGTGAACTCGACCGCTACACAATACGCCCAGCAAACGACTAATGGAATGGTGCGCTGGTTTCATGAATTCAATCCCCGGCTGAATCTGCAAACGACGGCGTTGGTGTCTCAATACATTCCTGAAATTTTATCCATTGAAGATAGCACCAACAACAAAGTCGTGCTGAAGCAATCGCTGCTGCAGCGCCAGATTAAGTCAAACCTGAATTATCAACTGGCCAATCAGAAGCTGGAGGTGGGCATTAGTGGCATCCAGTATCGACTTAACCCCGGCGAATTGATACCCAATAGTAGCCCGGCAGTGAACTATCAGAAAACCCCAAATGAAAACGCACTGGAACTAGCCATCCATGCCGAAGATGAGATCAGTGTATCAGATCGGCTGGCTGTATCGGTTGGGTTACGCTATTCGCACTTTTTGAACCTGGGGCCGTCTGTTGTCCGTCGGTATGCCGGTGGCGAATCGGTCGATGCCACAACGGTGGTCGATTCGGTTCGTTACGGAGCTGGTCAGGTGACCAGTCAATATGGCGGTTTGGAACCTCGCTTAGGCTTACGTTATTCGCTGACGCCCAATGCCTCTATTAAAGTGGGCTATAATCTGATGCGGCAGTATTTACAGGTGATTACGAATACAACGACCCCGTTGCCAACTGTTCGCTGGAAAACGTCCGACGCTCATATTCAGCCTCAGGTGAGCCAGCTCTGGTCGGCCGGTTATTTTCAGAATTTCAAGAACAATATCTTTGAGCTATCGACAGAGGTCTACTGGCGGAGTACGCAGCATGTGCTGGATTACAAGCCAGGCGCTGACTTTCTGCTACAACCCTATCCCGAAACGCAGTTATTACCTGGACACAGCAAAGCGTACGGGCTGGAGTTGATGATTGCCCGGAAAAAAGGAGAACTGACAGGCTGGATCAATTATACATTTTCGCGAACGCTGAATCAGGTCAATCAAGGGGTTGATTTTCAGCAGCAGATCAATAATGGTGACTGGTATCGCGCCAATTATGATCGTCCTCACAGTTTGAACATGAGCCTGACGATCAATCAGGGTAAACACCACAGTTTTTCGTTTAACTTCGCCTATAGTACAGGACGACCTTATACAGCACCCGAAGGGTTTATTCGCTATCAGGGTCGCACCTATCCGTATTATGACGAGCGTAACCAGTATCGCTTACCTGACTATCACCGCCTGGATTTTGCTTGGAACATTTACAATCCCAGCATGAAAAACCGGCGCTGGCAGAGCCACTGGACGTTTACCGTGTATAACCTGTATGGTCGGAAGAATGTGTATTCGATTTTCTATCGTACAGAAGGCCAGGGCACGAATCCGTATCGGCTAAGCATTTTCGGAGCACCAATCCCCAGTTTGACCTACAATTTTGAGTTTAAATAA
- a CDS encoding SCO family protein, producing MSGIQLLFRINSLLFLLAGLIGCRQSDETADRQQALVSEPVPYYNTPDFTPVWLTNPIDIQQKITHRIADFAFYDQTNRLFTQDSIANKIYVANFFFTACPSICPKMTNLLKAVQDTFLHEPKVALVSFSVTPWLDSIPRLRQYAANKGIISTKWHLLTGERGKLYELARRSYFAEEAIGFSKDSTEFLHTEHLILVDQNRRIRGFYNGTLPLDVDKLIADMNTLLRE from the coding sequence ATGTCTGGGATTCAATTGCTGTTTCGCATTAATAGCCTGTTATTTTTACTGGCAGGCCTGATCGGGTGCCGCCAGTCGGACGAAACAGCTGATCGCCAGCAGGCGTTGGTTTCGGAGCCAGTTCCGTACTACAACACACCTGACTTTACGCCGGTTTGGCTAACCAACCCGATTGATATTCAGCAGAAAATTACGCATCGCATCGCCGATTTCGCCTTCTACGACCAGACGAACAGGCTGTTTACGCAAGACTCCATTGCGAATAAGATTTATGTAGCGAATTTCTTTTTTACGGCCTGCCCCAGTATCTGCCCAAAGATGACCAATTTGCTAAAAGCCGTTCAGGACACCTTTCTGCATGAACCGAAAGTCGCTCTCGTATCATTCAGCGTTACGCCCTGGCTCGATTCGATTCCCCGGCTTCGCCAGTATGCAGCCAATAAGGGCATTATTTCGACCAAATGGCATCTATTGACTGGCGAACGCGGCAAACTATATGAGCTGGCCCGGCGCTCTTATTTTGCCGAAGAAGCGATCGGCTTTAGCAAAGATTCAACAGAGTTTCTGCATACCGAGCACCTGATTCTGGTCGATCAGAACCGCCGGATCAGGGGTTTTTATAATGGAACATTGCCGCTGGATGTCGATAAACTGATTGCCGACATGAATACCTTGCTGCGCGAATAG
- a CDS encoding toxin-antitoxin system YwqK family antitoxin, which translates to MARQERLLNNTLLVVGLLLSLFGCSSRDRTIPAQFISANLPGWQRHEGQLWLNGKPFSGWQYQLWPDGDTSFVGAFYEGKAEGLHRYWYADQRQKEIRHYQNGWQEGEQRGWFESGKPAFVYHFRNDSYEGRCQEWYQSGQPAQDKYYQDGQESGPQKMWFAEGNLKANYVARNGRNYGFTGVKNCVNVWDSIAVSH; encoded by the coding sequence ATGGCAAGGCAGGAACGGTTACTCAATAATACCTTATTGGTTGTAGGTTTGTTACTGAGCCTGTTCGGTTGTAGCTCGCGAGATCGTACGATTCCGGCTCAATTTATATCAGCAAACCTGCCGGGCTGGCAGCGGCATGAGGGCCAGTTATGGCTAAATGGTAAACCCTTCAGCGGCTGGCAATACCAACTCTGGCCAGATGGAGATACTTCGTTCGTCGGTGCCTTCTATGAGGGGAAAGCAGAAGGTTTGCATCGATATTGGTATGCCGATCAACGGCAAAAAGAAATCCGGCACTACCAGAATGGCTGGCAGGAAGGCGAGCAACGCGGCTGGTTCGAATCGGGAAAACCGGCGTTCGTCTATCATTTTCGAAACGATAGCTATGAAGGTCGCTGTCAGGAATGGTATCAAAGCGGCCAACCCGCTCAGGATAAGTATTATCAGGACGGGCAGGAAAGCGGCCCGCAAAAGATGTGGTTTGCCGAAGGTAATCTGAAGGCAAATTACGTGGCTCGCAATGGCCGGAATTATGGATTTACGGGTGTTAAAAACTGCGTCAATGTCTGGGATTCAATTGCTGTTTCGCATTAA
- a CDS encoding YHYH protein — translation MNQLRLITASGGLALLLGLITVVACQKSDNTITPTTTTGATSSTTATGTTTSTVAVGTGVPDVYKKIYGAMEIYVEGTNIVIKTKGRPDHKSPYYKGTQWESSLYEVYNGTNTKFGANPNTISEFSLTFKIPMNPQIDASHAATPLGSIGVAVNGVAFFNQYAAMRAALTNEINGFDQYGGHPQQQGQYHYHVEPTYLTKNKGKDALLGFLLDGFPVYGPQENGKTVTNADLDSYHGHTHATADYPNGIYHYHITAEDPYLNGSGFYGKAGTVTQ, via the coding sequence ATGAATCAATTACGACTAATCACCGCTTCGGGCGGATTGGCCCTTCTACTTGGCCTGATAACAGTTGTTGCCTGCCAGAAAAGCGACAACACGATTACGCCCACTACAACAACAGGAGCGACAAGTTCGACAACCGCAACAGGAACGACCACTAGCACCGTAGCTGTTGGCACGGGAGTGCCGGATGTGTACAAAAAGATTTACGGAGCCATGGAGATTTATGTGGAAGGAACAAACATTGTGATTAAAACAAAGGGGCGACCCGATCACAAGAGCCCGTATTACAAAGGCACGCAGTGGGAAAGCAGCCTTTACGAAGTCTACAATGGAACGAACACCAAATTCGGGGCCAATCCAAATACCATCAGCGAGTTCAGCCTGACCTTTAAAATACCGATGAACCCTCAGATAGATGCTTCTCATGCAGCAACACCACTGGGTTCGATCGGCGTGGCAGTAAATGGCGTGGCATTTTTTAATCAATACGCGGCCATGAGAGCGGCCCTTACCAATGAAATCAACGGATTCGATCAATATGGTGGGCATCCACAACAGCAGGGGCAATATCACTACCACGTCGAGCCGACCTACCTCACAAAGAACAAAGGTAAAGATGCGCTGCTCGGCTTCCTTCTGGATGGGTTTCCGGTTTATGGCCCTCAGGAAAACGGCAAAACCGTCACAAACGCTGATCTTGACAGCTATCATGGCCATACCCACGCCACTGCTGATTACCCCAATGGCATTTATCACTATCACATCACCGCCGAAGATCCCTATCTCAACGGCAGCGGCTTTTATGGCAAGGCAGGAACGGTTACTCAATAA
- a CDS encoding periplasmic heavy metal sensor: protein MERTQLLTFAVIGLLLLNLLTISFVWLKPDQSSSLSQGPPPEGDGPARLIIERLHFDTQQQQQYRQLVQEHQRQTRILNQESVQLFRAYYGLLASAQPDSARANTLSKQIADNQRSIAKLNFAHFQQIKALCRPDQQAYFTKLVDDLAHLFGRRQRPPRPNGDGPREVRPEGPPENFPSRP, encoded by the coding sequence ATGGAGCGGACACAACTACTAACCTTTGCTGTTATTGGATTACTTCTACTTAATCTGCTTACGATAAGTTTTGTATGGCTCAAGCCCGATCAGTCATCTTCCCTTTCTCAAGGGCCACCACCCGAAGGCGATGGTCCGGCAAGGCTCATTATTGAGCGGCTGCATTTTGATACGCAACAGCAACAGCAATACCGTCAGCTGGTTCAGGAGCACCAACGGCAAACGCGGATTCTGAATCAGGAGTCGGTTCAATTATTCCGCGCTTATTATGGATTACTGGCATCTGCTCAACCCGATTCAGCACGAGCAAATACCCTTAGCAAGCAGATTGCCGACAATCAGCGGTCAATAGCCAAACTTAATTTTGCGCATTTCCAGCAAATAAAAGCCTTGTGCCGACCCGACCAGCAAGCCTATTTTACGAAACTGGTAGATGATCTGGCTCACTTGTTCGGCAGACGCCAACGCCCACCACGACCAAACGGTGATGGTCCGCGAGAAGTTCGCCCGGAAGGCCCGCCAGAAAATTTTCCATCGCGGCCGTAG
- a CDS encoding RNA polymerase sigma factor — protein MPTSPDLSVLIEPIRQGSESAFRQLYEATKSRVFNTALSYVHTREDAEEITQDVFVEVFQAIGAFKGDATITTWLYRITVNKSLDFLKQKKRQKRFAFFTSLFDRSTGEVLHHPTDFFHPGIALENQENAAKLFKTIDKLPDKQKTAYILTRIEGLSNTEAASVMAVSVGAVESLLQRATENLKKHLAGFYKTLHKP, from the coding sequence ATGCCCACCTCGCCCGACCTGTCAGTACTGATCGAACCCATCCGGCAAGGCAGCGAATCGGCTTTCCGGCAACTTTACGAAGCCACCAAAAGTCGTGTTTTCAATACGGCTCTTAGCTATGTGCACACTCGTGAAGATGCCGAAGAAATTACGCAGGATGTGTTTGTCGAGGTGTTTCAGGCGATTGGGGCATTTAAAGGTGATGCCACGATTACAACCTGGCTTTATCGGATTACGGTGAATAAATCGCTCGATTTTCTGAAGCAGAAAAAGCGCCAAAAGCGCTTTGCCTTTTTTACCAGTTTATTCGATCGTAGCACAGGCGAGGTGTTACACCATCCCACTGATTTTTTCCATCCGGGTATTGCTCTCGAAAATCAGGAGAATGCGGCCAAGTTGTTTAAGACGATCGATAAACTTCCCGACAAACAAAAAACGGCCTATATTCTAACAAGAATTGAAGGATTGAGTAATACTGAAGCAGCCAGCGTTATGGCTGTTAGTGTTGGCGCCGTAGAGTCGCTGTTGCAGCGGGCTACCGAAAATCTAAAAAAACACTTGGCTGGTTTTTATAAAACCCTACATAAGCCGTAG